A genomic stretch from Microtus pennsylvanicus isolate mMicPen1 chromosome 11, mMicPen1.hap1, whole genome shotgun sequence includes:
- the LOC142860624 gene encoding myosin-1, producing MSSDAEMAVFGEAAPYLRKSEKERIEAQNKPFDAKSSVFVVDPKESFVKATVQSREGGKVTAKTEAGATVTVKDDQVFPMNPPKYDKIEDMAMMTHLHEPAVLYNLKERYAAWMIYTYSGLFCVTVNPYKWLPVYNAEVVAAYRGKKRQEAPPHIFSISDNAYQFMLTDRENQSILITGESGAGKTVNTKRVIQYFATIAVTGEKKKEEATSGKMQGTLEDQIISANPLLEAFGNAKTVRNDNSSRFGKFIRIHFGTTGKLASADIETYLLEKSRVTFQLKAERSYHIFYQIMSNKKPDLIEMLLITTNPYDYAFVSQGEITVPSIDDQEELMATDSAIDILGFTSDERVSIYKLTGAVMHYGNMKFKQKQREEQAEPDGTEVADKAAYLQNLNSADLLKALCYPRVKVGNEYVTKGQTVQQVYNSVGALAKAVYEKMFLWMVTRINQQLDTKQPRQYFIGVLDIAGFEIFDFNSLEQLCINFTNEKLQQFFNHHMFVLEQEEYKKEGIEWEFIDFGMDLAACIELIEKPMGIFSILEEECMFPKATDTSFKNKLYEQHLGKSNNFQKPKPAKGKVEAHFSLVHYAGTVDYNIAGWLDKNKDPLNETVVGLYQKSSMKTLAYLFSGAAAAAEAESGGGGGKKGAKKKGSSFQTVSALFRENLNKLMTNLRSTHPHFVRCIIPNETKTPGAMEHELVLHQLRCNGVLEGIRICRKGFPSRILYADFKQRYKVLNASAIPEGQFIDSKKASEKLLGSIDIDHTQYKFGHTKVFFKAGLLGLLEEMRDEKLAQLITRTQAMCRGYLARVEYQKMVERRESIFCIQYNVRAFMNVKHWPWMKLYFKIKPLLKSAETEKEMANMKEEFEKAKENLAKAEAKRKELEEKMVALMQEKNDLQLQVQAEADSLADAEERCDQLIKTKIQLEAKIKEVTERAEDEEEINAELTAKKRKLEDECSELKKDIDDLELTLAKVEKEKHATENKVKNLTEEMAGLDETIAKLTKEKKALQEAHQQTLDDLQAEEDKVNTLTKAKIKLEQQVDDLEGSLEQEKKIRMDLERAKRKLEGDLKLAQESTMDVENDKQQLDEKLKKKEFEMSNLQSKIEDEQALGMQLQKKIKELQARIEELEEEIEAERASRAKAEKQRSDLSRELEEISERLEEAGGATSAQIEMNKKREAEFQKMRRDLEEATLQHEATAATLRKKHADSVAELGEQIDNLQRVKQKLEKEKSEMKMEIDDLASNMEVISKSKGNLEKMCRTLEDQVSELKTKEEEQQRLINELTAQRGRLQTESGEYSRQLDEKDSLVSQLSRGKQAFTQQIEELKRQLEEEIKAKSALAHALQSSRHDCDLLREQYEEEQEAKAELQRAMSKANSEVAQWRTKYETDAIQRTEELEEAKKKLAQRLQDAEEHVEAVNAKCASLEKTKQRLQNEVEDLMIDVERTNAACAALDKKQRNFDKILAEWKQKYEETHAELEASQKESRSLSTELFKVKNAYEESLDHLETLKRENKNLQQEISDLTEQIAEGGKRIHELEKIKKQIEQEKSELQAALEEAEASLEHEEGKILRIQLELNQVKSEIDRKIAEKDEEIDQLKRNHIRVVESMQSTLDAEIRSRNDAIRIKKKMEGDLNEMEIQLNHSNRMAAEALRNYRNTQGILKDTQLHLDDALRGQEDLKEQLAMVERRANLLQAEIEELRATLEQTERSRKIAEQELLDASERVQLLHTQNTSLINTKKKLETDISQIQGEMEDIVQEARNAEEKAKKAITDAAMMAEELKKEQDTSAHLERMKKNMEQTVKDLQHRLDEAEQLALKGGKKQIQKLEARVRELEGEVENEQKRNVEAIKGLRKHERRVKELTYQTEEDRKNVLRLQDLVDKLQSKVKAYKRQAEEAEEQSNVNLAKFRKIQHELEEAEERADIAESQVNKLRVKSREVHTKVISEE from the exons ATGAGTTCCGACGCCGAGATGGCCGTTTTCGGGGAGGCTGCTCCTTACCTCCGAAAGTCTGAAAAGGAGCGAATCGAGGCTCAGAACAAGCCTTTCGATGCCAAGTCATCCGTGTTCGTGGTGGACCCTAAGGAGTCCTTTGTGAAGGCTACGGTGCAGAGCAGGGAAGGGGGCAAGGTGACAGCCAAGACCGAAGCAGGAGCT ACTGTAACAGTAAAAGATGATCAAGTCTTCCCCATGAACCCTCCCAAGTACGACAAGATCGAGGACATGGCCATGATGACCCACCTGCACGAGCCCGCCGTGCTGTACAACCTCAAAGAGCGTTATGCAGCCTGGATGATCTAC ACCTATTCGGGCCTGTTCTGCGTCACTGTCAACCCCTACAAGTGGCTGCCGGTGTACAACGCAGAGGTGGTGGCGGCCTACCGAGGCAAAAAGCGCCAGGAGGCCCCgccccacatcttctccatctCTGATAATGCCTACCAGTTCATGCTGACAG ATCGGGAGAATCAGTCTATTTTGATCAC TGGAGAATCCGGGGCTGGGAAGACTGTGAACACGAAGCGTGTCATCCAGTACTTTGCAACAATTGCAGTCactggggagaagaagaaggaggaggcgACTTCTGGCAAAATGCAG GGGACCCTGGAAGATCAAATCATCAGTGCCAACCCCCTGCTGGAGGCCTTTGGCAACGCCAAGACTGTGAGGAATGACAACTCCTCTCGCTTT GGGAAATTCATCAGGATCCACTTCGGCACCACAGGGAAACTGGCTTCTGCTGATATTGAAACAT ATCTTCTGGAGAAGTCTAGAGTCACTTTCCAGCTAAAAGCTGAGAGGAGCTATCACATCTTCTATCAGATTATGTCTAACAAGAAGCCAGATCTGATTG AAATGCTCCTGATCACCACCAACCCGTATGACTACGCCTTTGTCAGTCAGGGGGAGATCACAGTGCCCAGCATTGATGACCAAGAAGAGTTGATGGCCACAGAT AGTGCCATTGACATTCTGGGCTTCACTTCTGATGAAAGAGTCTCCATCTATAAGCTCACAGGAGCCGTGATGCATTATGGGAACATGAAGTTCAAGCAGAAACAACGAGAGGAGCAAGCTGAGCCAGATGGCACCGAAG TTGCTGACAAGGCTGCATATCTCCAGAATCTGAACTCTGCTGACCTGCTCAAAGCCCTGTGCTACCCCAGGGTCAAGGTCGGCAATGAGTACGTCACCAAGGGCCAGACGGTGCAGCAG GTGTACAACTCAGTGGGCGCCCTGGCCAAAGCCGTCTATGAGAAGATGTTCCTGTGGATGGTCACCCGTATCAACCAGCAGCTGGACACCAAGCAGCCCAGGCAGTACTTCATCGGGGTCTTGGACATTGCTGGCTTTGAGATCTTTGAT TTCAACAGCCTGGAGCAGCTGTGCATCAACTTCACCAACGAGAAGCTGCAGCAGTTCTTCAACCACCACATGTTcgtgctggagcaggaggagtACAAGAAGGAAGGCATCGAGTGGGAGTTCATCGACTTCGGGATGGACCTGGCTGCCTGCATCGAGCTCATCGAGAAG CCGATGGGCATCTTCTCCATCCTGGAAGAGGAGTGCATGTTCCCCAAGGCGACAGACACCTCCTTCAAGAACAAGCTGTATGAACAGCATCTTGGAAAGTCCAACAACTTCCAGAAGCCCAAGCCTGCCAAAGGCAAGGTGGAAGCTCACTTCTCGCTGGTGCACTATGCGGGCACCGTAGACTACAACATCGCAGGCTGGCTGGACAAGAACAAGGACCCCCTGAATGAGACCGTGGTGGGGCTCTACCAGAAGTCTTCAATGAAAACTCTGGCTTACCTCTTCTctggggcagcagcagcagctgaagcAG AGTCTGGTGGTGGCGGTGGAAAGAAAGGGGCCAAGAAGAAGGGTTCTTCTTTCCAGACTGTGTCAGCCCTCTTCAGG GAGAATCTGAACAAGCTGATGACCAACCTGAGGAGCACCCACCCCCACTTTGTGCGGTGCATCATCCCCAATGAAACCAAGACTCCTG GTGCCATGGAACACGAACTGGTCCTGCACCAGCTGAGGTGTAACGGTGTGCTGGAAGGCATCCGCATCTGTAGGAAGGGCTTCCCCAGCAGGATCCTCTATGCAGACTTCAAGCAGAG ATACAAGGTGTTAAACGCAAGCGCCATCCCCGAGGGACAATTCATCGATAGCAAGAAGGCTTCTGAGAAGCTCCTTGGCTCCATCGACATTGACCACACTCAGTATAAGTTTGGTCACACCAAG GTCTTCTTCAAAGCTGGTCTTCTGGGGCTCCTAGAGGAGATGAGAGACGAGAAGTTGGCCCAGCTGATTACTCGCACCCAGGCCATGTGCAGAGGGTACCTGGCAAGAGTGGAGTACCAGAAGATGGTGGAGAGAAG AGAGTCCATCTTCTGCATCCAGTACAACGTCCGCGCCTTCATGAATGTGAAGCACTGGCCCTGGATGAAGCTGTATTTCAAGATCAAACCTCTCCTGAAGAGTgcggagacagagaaggagatggCCAACATGAAGGAAGAATTTGAAAAAGCTAAAGAAAACCTTGCTAAGGCAGAGGCcaaaaggaaagaactggaagAGAAGATGGTAGCTCTGATGCAAGAGAAAAATGACCTGCAGCTCCAAGTTCAGGCT GAAGCAGACAGCTTGGCTGATGCAGAGGAAAGATGCGACCAGCTGATTAAAACCAAAATCCAGCTGGAGGCCAAAATCAAAGAGGTGACCGAGAGAGCCGAGGACGAGGAGGAGATCAATGCCGAGCTGACGGCCAAGAAGAGGAAGCTGGAGGACGAGTGCTCAGAGCTGAAGAAAGACATCGACGACCTTGAGCTGACCCTGGCCAAGGTGGAGAAGGAGAAGCATGCCACAGAGAACAAG GTGAAAAACCTCACGGAGGAGATGGCGGGTCTGGATGAAACCATCGCCAAGCTGACCAAGGAGAAGAAGGCCCTCCAAGAGGCCCACCAGCAGACCCTGGATGACCTGCAGGCAGAGGAAGACAAAGTCAACACCCTGACCAAAGCCAAAATCAAGCTTGAACAGCAAGTGGATGAT CTTGAAGGCTCTctggaacaagaaaagaaaatccggATGGACCTTGAAAGGGCAAAGAGGAAGCTAGAGGGAGACCTCAAATTGGCCCAAGAATCCACAATGGATGTAGAAAACGACAAGCAACAGCTTgatgaaaaacttaaaaa GAAAGAGTTCGAGATGAGCAATCTGCAGAGCAAGATTGAAGATGAGCAGGCCCTCGGCATGCAGCTGCAGAAGAAGATCAAGGAGCTGCAG GCCCGCAtcgaggagctggaggaggaaatCGAGGCAGAGAGGGCCTCCAGGGCCAAAGCAGAGAAGCAGCGCTCTGACCTCTCCCGGGAACTGGAGGAGATCAGCGAGAGGCTGGAAGAAGCTGGCGGAGCCACTTCTGCCCAGATCGAGATGAACAAGAAGAGAGAGGCTGAGTTCCAGAAGATGCgcagggacctggaggaggcCACCCTGCAGCATGAAGCCACAGCGGCCACCCTGAGGAAGAAGCACGCGGACAGCGTGGCTGAGCTTGGGGAGCAGATTGACAACCTGCAGCGGGTCAAGCAGAagctggagaaggagaagagtgAGATGAAGATGGAGATCGATGACCTCGCTAGTAACATGGAGGTTATTTCCAAATCCAAG GGCAACCTTGAAAAGATGTGCCGCACATTGGAAGACCAAGTCAGTGAGCTGAAGACCAAGGAGGAGGAACAGCAGCGGCTGATCAACGAGCTGACAGCCCAGAGAGGGCGTCTGCAGACAGAGTCAG GCGAATATTCACGCCAGCTAGATGAAAAGGACTCACTAGTGTCCCAGCTCTCCAGGGGCAAACAGGCGTTCACACAACAGATTGAGGAGCTGAAGAGGCAGCTGGAAGAGGAGATAAAG GCCAAGAGTGCCCTGGCTCATGCTCTTCAGTCTTCCCGCCACGACTGTGACCTGCTGCGGGAACAATATGAAGAGGAACAGGAGGCCAAGGCTGAGCTGCAGAGGGCCATGTCTAAGGCCAACAGCGAGGTGGCCCAGTGGAGGACAAAATATGAGACGGACGCCATCCAGCGcacagaggagctggaggaggccaA GAAGAAGCTGGCTCAGCGTCTGCAGGATGCTGAGGAGCACGTGGAAGCTGTGAACGCCAAGTGtgcttccctggagaagacaaaGCAGCGGCTGCAGAACGAGGTGGAGGACCTCATGATTGATGTGGAGAGGACCAACGCAGCCTGTGCTGCCCTGGACAAGAAGCAGCGAAACTTTGACAAG ATTCTGGCAGAATGGAAACAGAAGTATGAGGAAACCCACGCTGAGCTTGAAGCCTCTCAAAAGGAGTCCCGCTCTCTCAGCACAGAGCTGTTCAAGGTGAAGAATGCTTACGAGGAATCCTTAGACCATCTCGAAACCTTGAAACGGGAAAATAAGAATTTGCAGC AGGAGATTTCGGATCTCACTGAACAGATTGCAGAAGGAGGGAAACGCATCCATgaactggaaaaaataaagaagcaaattgAGCAGGAAAAATCTGAGCTTCAGGCTGCTTtagaggaagcagag GCATCTCTGGAGCACGAAGAGGGAAAGATCCTGCGCATCCAGCTGGAGCTGAACCAAGTCAAGTCTGAGATCGACAGGAAGATTGCTGAGAAGGACGAGGAGATCGACCAGCTGAAGAGAAACCACATTAGAGTAGTGGAGTCCATGCAGAGCACGCTGGACGCGGAGATCAGGAGCAGGAACGACGCCATCAGGatcaagaagaagatggagggAGACCTCAATGAGATGGAAATCCAGCTGAACCACTCCAACCGCATGGCTGCCGAGGCCCTGAGAAACTACAGGAACACACAAGGCATCCTCAAG GACACCCAGCTGCACCTGGATGATGCTCTCCGGGGCCAGGAGGACCTGAAGGAGCAGCTGGCCATGGTTGAGCGCAGAGCCAACCTGCTGCAGGCTGAGATCGAGGAGTTGCGGGCCACGCTGGAGCAGacagagaggagcaggaagaTTGCAGAGCAGGAGCTGCTGGATGCCAGTGAGCGTGTGCAGCTCCTCCACACCCAG AACACCAGCCTCATCAACACCAAGAagaagctggagacagacattTCCCAAATTCAGGGCGAGATGGAGGACATCGTCCAGGAAGCCCGCAACGCAGAAGAGAAGGCCAAGAAAGCCATCACTGAC GCCGCCATGATGGCGGAGGAGCTGAAGAAGGAGCAGGACACCAGCGCCCACCTGGAGCGGATGAAGAAGAACATGGAGCAGACGGTGAAGGACCTGCAGCACCGTCTAGACGAGGCTGAGCAGCTGGCGCTGAAGGGCGGCAAGAAGCAGATCCAGAAGCTGGAGGCCAGG GTCCGTGAACTTGAGGGAGAAGTTGAGAACGAACAGAAGCGCAATGTTGAAGCAATCAAGGGTCTGCGCAAACACGAGAGAAGAGTGAAGGAGCTCACTTACCAG ACTGAGGAAGACCGCAAGAACGTTCTCAGGCTCCAGGACCTTGTGGACAAACTGCAATCAAAGGTGAAAGCCTACAAGAGACAAGCCGAGGAAGCG GAGGAACAATCCAACGTCAACCTGGCCAAGTTCCGCAAGATCCAGCATGAGCTGGAGGAGGCTGAGGAGCGGGCC